A portion of the Burkholderia sp. GAS332 genome contains these proteins:
- a CDS encoding protein ImuB (manually curated) has protein sequence MRVFLAVHLPRLQLEVFRPKWLPEPAHGCVVLDRDQVLIADGVARSAGVRVGMKRGGVLTLAPEVEMYERDPGREYAAQREVAVALMRFSPDVAVLEEAVVVLDIGSSLRLFGGLLAVCRQAKAILEAIGLTARISAAPTGQGAWLLAKHRNRRVLKVDSLERQLSALPLLSVPEVRPFADWFAGLGCETIADVRRLPRAGLQRRCGEHLLDSLDRAFGTAPELFDWLELPPTFSARIEMPDRIEHADAALFGAHRLIVQLCGWLCAMQLALTGATLLLEHERGRQAIDPTPIEIALGEPTWREDHLVRLIKERLARVELTAPVIALRLDALNVQPAVPASDTLFPEPGGSAEDHARLVELLVARLGEDNVLRPAPTADYRPEVANRWVPVGSASKSTTLPAGLPRPTWLLENPVRLLMRKHRPFYGSPLRMVSPGERIEAGWFDGELVTRDYFVAQGEDQSSFWIYRERVSSRDAEEEQRWFLHGLFG, from the coding sequence ATGCGCGTATTTCTCGCCGTCCACTTGCCCCGGTTGCAACTCGAGGTCTTCCGACCAAAGTGGCTGCCTGAGCCCGCACACGGCTGCGTGGTCCTGGACAGGGACCAGGTGCTCATTGCAGACGGGGTAGCCAGGTCTGCGGGAGTGCGGGTTGGCATGAAGCGCGGCGGTGTGTTGACGCTCGCACCGGAGGTAGAGATGTACGAGCGCGACCCCGGCCGTGAATATGCCGCACAACGCGAAGTGGCAGTGGCGCTCATGCGGTTCTCGCCGGATGTCGCTGTGCTCGAAGAGGCTGTTGTCGTATTAGACATCGGCTCAAGCCTGCGCCTGTTTGGTGGACTGCTCGCCGTTTGTCGGCAGGCGAAAGCGATACTCGAAGCCATCGGACTGACCGCGCGGATAAGTGCCGCACCAACTGGTCAGGGCGCGTGGCTGCTCGCGAAGCACCGGAACCGGCGCGTACTCAAGGTCGACTCGCTCGAACGGCAACTATCCGCATTGCCACTGCTATCGGTACCGGAGGTGCGACCGTTCGCCGACTGGTTTGCAGGACTTGGCTGCGAGACCATAGCGGATGTCCGACGGCTACCGCGCGCGGGACTGCAGCGCCGTTGCGGCGAGCACCTGCTTGACTCACTCGACCGGGCATTCGGCACTGCGCCCGAGCTGTTTGACTGGCTGGAACTGCCTCCAACGTTTTCTGCGCGCATTGAAATGCCCGACCGCATCGAGCACGCAGACGCAGCTCTGTTCGGCGCGCATCGCCTCATCGTGCAGTTATGTGGATGGTTGTGCGCAATGCAACTGGCGCTCACGGGCGCGACCCTTCTGCTTGAACATGAACGCGGCAGGCAGGCGATAGACCCGACTCCCATCGAGATTGCGCTGGGCGAGCCAACATGGCGCGAGGACCATCTCGTCCGGCTCATCAAGGAGCGGCTTGCCCGCGTAGAACTGACCGCGCCGGTCATCGCACTGCGACTCGATGCGCTGAACGTGCAACCGGCGGTGCCGGCATCCGACACGCTCTTTCCAGAGCCAGGTGGCTCCGCAGAGGACCATGCCCGTCTCGTCGAACTGCTGGTTGCAAGGCTTGGCGAAGACAACGTACTTCGGCCCGCGCCGACCGCGGACTATCGGCCTGAAGTTGCGAATCGATGGGTGCCGGTCGGCAGCGCGTCGAAAAGCACCACGCTTCCAGCGGGGCTCCCTCGCCCAACCTGGCTGCTGGAAAACCCCGTGCGCCTGCTGATGCGGAAGCACCGGCCGTTCTACGGTTCGCCGCTGCGCATGGTGTCGCCGGGCGAGCGTATCGAAGCCGGGTGGTTTGATGGCGAACTGGTGACGCGTGACTATTTCGTCGCGCAAGGTGAAGACCAAAGCAGCTTCTGGATATACCGCGAGCGAGTCAGCAGTCGTGACGCGGAAGAAGAGCAGCGCTGGTTCCTCCATGGCCTTTTCGGATGA
- a CDS encoding protein ImuA produces the protein MTVPSPIPEAIHPSLWRASQLARGRGRTVDTGYPALSAELPGGGWPVGALVDLLVQHAGVGEMRLLRPALSELGKRPVAMVQPPHVPNGLGLEYIGLSPEQLIQIRASKTADALWAAEQILRAGSCGALLFWAQYVQTASLRRLHLAAQASETLFFMVRPLAAAQDASPAVLRLALRPERDGLTVDITKRRGPARAAPLSIPLQPTPVLFSHHARISRRPLAPVATRGLPTKVAA, from the coding sequence ATGACTGTCCCGTCCCCCATTCCGGAAGCAATACACCCGTCGCTCTGGCGGGCGTCGCAGCTTGCGCGGGGCCGGGGCCGTACGGTGGACACGGGATATCCGGCGTTGTCCGCCGAACTGCCCGGCGGTGGCTGGCCCGTCGGCGCGCTTGTCGACCTGCTGGTCCAGCACGCCGGCGTGGGTGAAATGCGGCTGCTTCGTCCAGCGCTCAGCGAACTAGGCAAGCGGCCGGTCGCGATGGTGCAACCTCCGCATGTTCCGAACGGACTTGGCCTTGAGTACATCGGCCTTTCCCCTGAGCAACTGATACAGATTCGGGCCTCGAAGACAGCGGACGCACTGTGGGCAGCAGAGCAAATCCTGCGCGCCGGCAGTTGCGGGGCATTGCTGTTCTGGGCGCAATACGTCCAGACCGCGTCGCTGCGTCGGCTGCATCTGGCCGCGCAGGCCTCGGAGACGCTCTTCTTCATGGTCCGCCCGCTGGCAGCAGCACAGGATGCATCACCTGCGGTTTTACGGCTGGCCCTCCGGCCAGAACGCGACGGTCTGACCGTCGACATCACGAAGCGACGAGGTCCAGCACGCGCAGCGCCTCTGTCCATCCCACTTCAACCAACACCTGTCCTGTTTTCGCACCATGCGCGTATTTCTCGCCGTCCACTTGCCCCGGTTGCAACTCGAGGTCTTCCGACCAAAGTGGCTGCCTGA
- a CDS encoding Post-segregation antitoxin (ccd killing mechanism protein) encoded by the F plasmid, giving the protein MRIGNVAQRTGSWQHDRETFTGTPIVPVTYAPLPKKSADVSLAESLLTEAKDLGLNVSQAAEAGLARAVSEKRAEVWLKENAEAIACYNDYIEKNGLPLDEFRMFSWSASRSIHIPRSEGKEVHFDDCTMWVELVDGRTLGVPLTWFPRFARRTRAASRVRYWPLWPTLGRHRRGHFH; this is encoded by the coding sequence ATGCGCATTGGCAATGTTGCGCAGCGGACCGGCTCGTGGCAGCATGACCGTGAAACCTTCACCGGGACCCCGATCGTGCCTGTTACCTACGCACCCCTGCCCAAAAAATCTGCCGATGTTTCGCTGGCCGAAAGTTTGCTGACCGAAGCCAAAGACCTTGGCTTGAACGTGTCCCAGGCGGCGGAGGCAGGGCTGGCGAGAGCCGTCTCCGAGAAGCGTGCCGAGGTGTGGCTGAAGGAGAACGCGGAAGCGATCGCGTGCTACAACGACTACATCGAGAAGAATGGTCTGCCTCTCGACGAGTTCAGGATGTTCTCATGGAGCGCTTCGCGATCTATCCACATTCCACGAAGCGAGGGTAAGGAAGTCCATTTCGATGACTGCACCATGTGGGTCGAACTGGTCGACGGTCGCACACTCGGCGTGCCGCTGACCTGGTTCCCCCGCTTTGCACGCCGCACCAGAGCAGCGAGCCGAGTGCGATATTGGCCGCTATGGCCTACATTGGGACGCCATCGACGAGGACATTTCCATTGA
- a CDS encoding TniQ protein yields MVIALPLPDEFIRGHYGRLRQLHKFRTTQRCASLRFLSGSEVKGENRQLPHQLVASAIGMDTSTYLRRHSLIPFLQLAAPDEWSTSDFETPGAKKGTATSLARTNAYFCLDCIQSDRETQHFSYWRREHQLPGVDVCDKHRQPLMWIGDARAFEYPPEAWQFSAQPVSSDLASLYSLPIIVRYLSVAKRFLTGGQRVWRHSAAVHHRMHAAHHGLRVGLRGNRPNLSSFVARNFPNLWLEEHFPSLLNIGSDKSCATIDAACRSAQHTAGMAHAMILAATSDCSTTTLDEFFSPVSQNFRESLRHVQRENRSSQQRKRREQNESRKRARIAADRHTLLAPYLEHRGVYSDIAKAFGVSVVAVSKRFRRVELPSLARKPPRIQDEILVRLKNELTRETHCARTHDGMHSSLDHSLPADPTP; encoded by the coding sequence ATGGTTATTGCGCTCCCTCTTCCGGACGAATTCATCCGCGGACACTACGGTCGACTCCGTCAGTTGCATAAGTTTAGAACTACACAACGCTGCGCGTCACTGCGCTTCCTTAGCGGCAGCGAAGTGAAAGGGGAAAATCGCCAGCTTCCTCATCAATTGGTCGCGTCCGCAATTGGGATGGATACTTCGACATATTTGCGGCGTCATTCACTCATCCCGTTTCTACAACTTGCAGCACCGGATGAATGGTCGACTAGTGATTTTGAGACACCTGGAGCAAAGAAAGGAACAGCCACGAGCCTGGCGAGAACAAATGCCTATTTCTGCCTCGATTGCATACAATCTGACCGTGAAACGCAACACTTCTCTTACTGGCGGCGAGAGCATCAGTTGCCGGGGGTTGATGTGTGCGATAAGCACCGCCAGCCCCTTATGTGGATCGGCGATGCGCGAGCATTTGAATATCCTCCCGAAGCCTGGCAATTCTCGGCCCAGCCAGTCTCTTCCGACCTCGCCAGCCTCTACTCTCTGCCCATTATTGTCCGCTATTTATCAGTCGCAAAGAGGTTCCTCACGGGGGGACAGCGGGTCTGGCGCCACTCCGCCGCCGTTCATCACCGAATGCATGCGGCGCACCACGGCCTTAGGGTGGGGCTAAGAGGCAACCGGCCAAATCTTTCCTCATTTGTGGCCCGAAATTTTCCGAACTTGTGGCTCGAAGAACACTTCCCTTCCCTACTAAACATTGGAAGTGATAAATCGTGCGCGACAATCGATGCAGCTTGCCGATCGGCTCAGCACACCGCCGGTATGGCGCACGCGATGATACTCGCGGCCACTTCGGATTGTTCGACCACTACGCTGGACGAGTTTTTTTCGCCGGTAAGTCAAAACTTCCGCGAATCTCTACGACATGTCCAACGTGAAAATCGAAGTTCGCAACAACGAAAGAGACGCGAACAAAATGAGAGTCGAAAGCGTGCGCGCATCGCCGCCGATAGGCACACTCTTTTAGCGCCGTACCTTGAACACCGAGGTGTTTATTCTGATATTGCGAAAGCCTTTGGAGTAAGCGTGGTGGCTGTTTCAAAGAGATTTCGTAGGGTCGAACTTCCTTCCCTTGCCAGGAAACCTCCGCGGATACAGGATGAAATCCTCGTCCGCTTAAAGAATGAGCTAACCCGCGAAACGCACTGTGCGAGAACCCACGACGGAATGCATTCTTCGTTGGATCACAGCCTCCCGGCTGACCCCACCCCATAA
- a CDS encoding TniQ protein, producing the protein MHDISPRQGSFNFESDLPITSWLPDETLFSVAGRHHVLFGNYHASQTFVQLFGHPRFRSHHDLPSRIDVFVKNTRGVFGDARQVILEHTLLPFYLPLKSPAHLDVALSAMRGNRVGALKYQLGMLANHFEAHHPLRACVTCMDEDVSGFHVAYWHRIHQYPLVWVCPRHGTLLLESAARQPGTHHYDWHLPQRSFLEPPVNSSSALMTSGRGLLARLTFAAIGLAGLATAVCLDRQRMAQVYSKRLSDLGLKDTFGKLDVGRCVASILDMAAPLREIYELFPLPSSPDTARAYVSRLCWLPAGNLHPILHLFAIVWLFDTWQKFLAAYWLETSNCNQSDIASSDASREKQFKNIRNAYREEFD; encoded by the coding sequence ATGCACGATATCTCGCCGCGTCAGGGTTCGTTCAATTTTGAATCGGACTTACCCATTACCTCGTGGCTACCAGATGAAACGCTCTTCAGTGTTGCAGGTCGACATCACGTCCTGTTCGGCAATTACCATGCGTCACAAACGTTCGTCCAGTTATTTGGACATCCGCGATTCAGGTCCCACCACGATCTCCCGTCTCGCATTGATGTGTTTGTCAAAAACACTCGAGGGGTATTTGGTGACGCGCGGCAGGTGATTCTTGAGCATACGCTGCTCCCTTTCTATCTACCTTTGAAGTCACCGGCACATCTGGACGTGGCCCTAAGCGCTATGCGCGGAAATCGAGTCGGAGCATTGAAATACCAGTTGGGAATGTTGGCAAATCATTTTGAAGCGCATCACCCGCTAAGGGCATGCGTGACATGTATGGACGAAGATGTCAGCGGTTTTCATGTGGCGTACTGGCATCGGATACATCAATACCCCCTGGTCTGGGTCTGTCCGCGACACGGAACCCTTCTTCTTGAATCAGCTGCCAGACAACCAGGAACTCACCACTATGACTGGCATCTACCGCAACGAAGCTTCCTTGAACCTCCGGTCAACTCCTCGTCCGCTCTGATGACGAGTGGTCGTGGGTTACTTGCACGACTCACTTTCGCCGCTATCGGACTGGCAGGGCTCGCAACAGCTGTATGTCTTGACCGGCAACGAATGGCACAGGTTTACAGTAAGAGACTCTCTGATCTTGGGCTGAAAGATACGTTCGGCAAACTTGATGTAGGAAGATGCGTCGCCTCAATTCTTGACATGGCAGCGCCACTTCGAGAAATATACGAATTGTTTCCGCTCCCTTCTTCACCGGACACGGCACGCGCATACGTTTCCCGGCTTTGCTGGTTGCCCGCCGGCAACTTGCATCCGATCCTGCATCTGTTCGCAATCGTCTGGCTGTTCGACACATGGCAGAAATTCCTGGCTGCATACTGGCTTGAAACTTCCAACTGCAATCAATCGGATATAGCGTCGTCTGACGCATCCAGAGAAAAGCAATTTAAAAATATAAGGAATGCTTATCGTGAAGAATTCGACTGA
- a CDS encoding phage-associated protein, BcepMu gp16 family — MNELQDFTMRPKMIKHTRTREEVLAAFEAQGLSVTEWAAAHGFRREDVYAVLGGRTRGRRGEAHRIAVALGIKPSVECSLMDSQAGPESTGLGGEHWREGAPGKSSG; from the coding sequence ATGAATGAGCTCCAAGACTTTACGATGCGACCGAAAATGATCAAACATACCCGGACGAGAGAGGAGGTCCTCGCTGCCTTCGAGGCGCAGGGACTATCGGTGACCGAATGGGCGGCAGCTCATGGATTTCGGCGCGAGGACGTCTATGCGGTGCTCGGGGGACGAACGCGTGGTCGACGGGGCGAGGCACATCGTATCGCCGTGGCCCTTGGTATCAAACCGTCTGTTGAATGCTCGCTCATGGATAGCCAGGCGGGTCCTGAAAGTACCGGACTAGGCGGAGAGCACTGGCGTGAAGGCGCTCCTGGAAAATCGTCCGGATGA
- a CDS encoding DNA-binding protein HU-beta, with the protein MNKQELVDAVAAKTGSSKAAAGEAIDAFIGTVTAAVTKGDTVQLIGFGSFSTGTRAARVGRNPATGAEIQIRAAKTVKFTAGKAFKDAVNGG; encoded by the coding sequence ATGAACAAGCAGGAACTGGTGGATGCGGTCGCCGCGAAGACCGGCTCAAGCAAGGCGGCCGCCGGCGAGGCGATCGATGCATTTATCGGCACGGTCACCGCAGCCGTCACGAAAGGTGACACCGTGCAGCTGATCGGCTTCGGGTCGTTTTCGACGGGCACACGCGCCGCGCGGGTCGGCCGCAACCCGGCGACCGGCGCCGAAATCCAGATCCGGGCCGCGAAGACGGTGAAATTCACGGCGGGCAAGGCATTCAAGGACGCCGTGAACGGCGGCTGA
- a CDS encoding transcriptional regulator, HxlR family (manually curated) encodes MGKTKQPLDSALVCGHEDPIAVRELLTRVGDKWSIFLILSLAKLGGRARFSQLDRAIPGISQRMLTLTLTHLERDGLIAREVFAEVPPRVEYELTALSQSLVEAMQGLVDWVAQNWKQVSATRAEYDAR; translated from the coding sequence ATGGGTAAGACTAAACAGCCACTAGATTCGGCGCTGGTCTGCGGCCACGAGGATCCAATCGCGGTTCGCGAGTTACTCACTCGAGTCGGTGATAAATGGAGCATATTTCTTATTCTGTCTTTAGCGAAACTTGGCGGTCGCGCTCGCTTTTCTCAACTTGATCGCGCAATACCAGGGATATCGCAACGAATGCTGACTTTGACATTAACGCATTTGGAGCGAGATGGATTGATTGCGCGAGAGGTGTTCGCAGAAGTTCCTCCTCGCGTCGAATACGAGCTGACAGCGCTTAGCCAAAGCCTAGTGGAGGCCATGCAAGGATTGGTGGACTGGGTGGCTCAGAACTGGAAGCAAGTCAGCGCAACTCGAGCGGAATACGATGCACGGTAG
- a CDS encoding FMN-dependent NADH-azoreductase has translation MTQILIVESSPREADSASRQLTDRLRRRLEQQYPTANVIVRDLAKAPPLYLDAVTLKAISSKDTMEAAALKDAADVSDRLVDEVMTSDILIISSPMWNFGIPASLKAWIDHVVRAGKTFNYAGAGVEGLATGKRAFLLLASGGVFSEGPWKPWDFVEPYLRQILGFIGISDIQTVRAEGMNIPALALDAIANGERVIEALAL, from the coding sequence ATGACCCAGATACTCATCGTTGAATCCAGTCCTCGAGAAGCTGATTCCGCCAGCCGCCAATTGACCGATAGATTACGGCGGAGACTGGAGCAGCAATATCCCACGGCCAACGTGATTGTGCGCGATCTCGCAAAGGCGCCCCCACTTTACCTGGACGCCGTCACGCTCAAAGCCATATCCAGCAAGGATACAATGGAAGCCGCGGCGCTCAAGGACGCTGCGGATGTATCCGATCGGCTCGTCGACGAAGTCATGACGTCGGACATCCTGATCATCTCCTCTCCCATGTGGAACTTCGGGATCCCGGCTTCCTTGAAGGCCTGGATCGATCATGTTGTGCGAGCCGGCAAGACGTTCAACTACGCGGGTGCTGGCGTGGAGGGGCTGGCGACAGGCAAGCGGGCATTCTTGCTGCTCGCGTCGGGCGGTGTTTTCAGCGAGGGACCCTGGAAGCCTTGGGATTTTGTAGAACCGTACCTTCGGCAAATTCTTGGCTTCATCGGGATCTCGGATATCCAGACTGTTCGTGCGGAAGGCATGAATATTCCAGCGCTTGCTCTGGATGCTATCGCGAACGGCGAGCGAGTCATCGAAGCGCTTGCACTATGA
- a CDS encoding Catechol 2,3-dioxygenase, producing the protein MLDHIILTVSDIERSLAFYETALKPIGIRFFLPYKGENGHPDLWGFGDGEKAFFWLKQGNPNPDAIHWGFVAHSNAKVDEFHDAAITAGARENIPPRARLEYYPGYYAADVLDPDGYSFEVVHKS; encoded by the coding sequence ATGCTTGATCACATAATTCTGACCGTCAGCGATATCGAGCGTTCGCTGGCTTTCTACGAAACTGCCTTGAAGCCAATAGGGATTAGGTTCTTCCTGCCATACAAAGGTGAGAACGGACATCCTGACCTGTGGGGCTTCGGCGATGGTGAGAAGGCTTTCTTCTGGCTAAAGCAGGGGAATCCGAATCCCGACGCTATTCACTGGGGCTTTGTGGCGCATAGCAACGCCAAGGTCGACGAATTCCACGACGCCGCAATAACCGCCGGTGCACGAGAGAACATTCCGCCTCGCGCACGGCTCGAATACTATCCTGGGTACTACGCGGCTGATGTATTAGATCCGGACGGATACTCGTTTGAAGTTGTACACAAGAGTTAG
- a CDS encoding methyl-accepting chemotaxis sensory transducer with Cache sensor, with protein MFFVGQECGLVHNADTPIVTMSSLRTRILLISSATVIGALGLSGAATYLIVRNSTMQTIDHNLAAIASGNTLAIDKWVAAKARAVKTAAEVVEHGDTRGLVKYMGDANGFPIVSVGWTDKTFFSTSNTPKDYDPTVRPWYRQAVAAGKLIVTKPYGDVATGVQYVAFAAPIVRNGAAIGVVSGAVPLDGVREVVSAVHPTPSSLAFVVARDGQVIAHSDAKLMLKPVTEVVASLNADALASLARASTPLEVELGGAPKLLKAQAVGGTDWYLVIALDKVEATAGLRDVVRALGVATVLLTLAAVAIAAFFTSQSFRRLSQVRDAMDTIGAGGGDLTRRLPVIGNDEVAQISASFNTFIDKIGELLLEVRASVDNMKSATGEIEMGNRDLSNRTEVSASNLQETSAALTELTASVKNSADAAVLATRLAGDASDAATRGGEVVSSAVSTMDEIAKSSARITEIISAIDGIAFQTNILALNAAVEAARAGESGRGFAVVAGAVRTLAQRSATAAREISDLIRASEASVKTGAQRVQAAGATMQGIVAGIERVARIIGEIEDAMHEQSAGISQIDRSVAEMDHATQQNAALVEQSAAASSMLNEQAHGLAHTVGLFKLRTG; from the coding sequence TTGTTCTTCGTTGGGCAAGAATGTGGCCTCGTACATAATGCGGACACGCCAATAGTCACGATGTCCTCCCTTCGCACCCGTATTCTGCTCATCTCCTCGGCTACCGTGATCGGTGCCTTGGGGCTGTCTGGTGCCGCCACGTATTTGATCGTGCGAAACAGCACGATGCAGACTATCGACCACAACCTCGCCGCCATCGCCAGCGGCAACACACTCGCCATCGACAAGTGGGTTGCCGCCAAGGCAAGGGCCGTGAAGACCGCCGCCGAAGTGGTCGAGCACGGCGACACGCGCGGGCTGGTCAAGTACATGGGCGACGCCAATGGCTTTCCTATCGTCAGCGTTGGCTGGACCGACAAGACGTTCTTCTCGACAAGTAACACGCCCAAAGACTATGACCCAACGGTGCGCCCGTGGTACAGGCAGGCCGTCGCCGCAGGCAAGCTGATTGTCACCAAGCCGTATGGCGATGTAGCGACCGGCGTGCAGTACGTCGCGTTTGCTGCGCCGATTGTACGCAATGGTGCGGCCATTGGCGTGGTGAGCGGCGCCGTGCCGCTCGATGGCGTGCGCGAGGTGGTGTCCGCCGTGCATCCAACGCCCTCGAGCTTGGCCTTCGTGGTCGCAAGAGACGGCCAAGTGATCGCCCACTCCGATGCCAAGCTGATGCTCAAGCCGGTGACCGAAGTGGTTGCATCGCTGAATGCCGATGCGCTAGCGTCGCTCGCCAGGGCTTCTACCCCACTGGAAGTTGAACTGGGCGGCGCACCGAAGTTGCTCAAGGCGCAAGCCGTGGGCGGCACAGACTGGTACTTGGTGATTGCTCTAGACAAGGTCGAGGCCACCGCAGGCTTGCGCGACGTGGTGCGTGCCTTGGGCGTAGCCACGGTGCTGCTGACACTGGCTGCTGTGGCTATCGCCGCGTTCTTCACGTCGCAGTCGTTCCGCCGCCTCTCGCAGGTGCGTGATGCGATGGACACCATCGGCGCCGGCGGAGGTGACCTCACACGTCGCCTGCCCGTGATCGGTAACGACGAGGTGGCACAGATCTCCGCGTCGTTCAACACCTTCATTGACAAGATAGGCGAGTTGCTGCTGGAAGTGCGTGCCAGCGTCGACAACATGAAGTCGGCTACCGGCGAGATCGAGATGGGCAACCGTGATCTGTCCAATCGCACCGAGGTGTCGGCCAGCAACCTGCAGGAAACCTCCGCAGCGCTCACTGAGCTGACCGCCAGCGTGAAGAATTCCGCCGATGCAGCCGTGCTGGCCACGCGCTTGGCTGGTGACGCCAGCGATGCGGCCACGCGCGGTGGCGAGGTCGTCTCCAGCGCAGTGAGCACTATGGACGAGATCGCCAAGTCGTCGGCGCGTATCACCGAGATCATCAGCGCGATCGACGGCATCGCCTTCCAGACCAACATCCTGGCCCTGAATGCCGCCGTGGAAGCCGCGCGCGCAGGCGAGAGCGGTCGAGGCTTTGCCGTGGTAGCTGGCGCCGTGCGAACGCTCGCACAACGCAGCGCCACCGCCGCACGCGAGATCAGCGATCTGATCCGGGCATCGGAAGCCAGCGTGAAGACTGGTGCGCAGCGCGTGCAGGCCGCCGGCGCAACGATGCAGGGTATCGTGGCCGGCATCGAGCGCGTCGCACGCATCATCGGCGAGATCGAAGACGCCATGCATGAGCAGAGCGCAGGCATCAGCCAGATCGATCGCAGCGTCGCCGAAATGGACCACGCCACGCAACAGAACGCAGCGCTGGTGGAGCAGTCAGCCGCCGCGTCGTCGATGCTCAATGAACAGGCGCACGGCCTGGCGCACACGGTGGGGCTGTTCAAGCTGCGCACCGGCTAA
- a CDS encoding DNA-binding transcriptional regulator, LysR family: MELRHLRYFVAVTEHGSISQAARGVHIAQPALTKQIRDLEEELGFTLFERRSRGIQLTPAGQQFLSDATRILNDVASAKERARRVSNGQIGSLSIAITVLHALLPIFSQIMRAFRGSLPGVSISLRQLLSGPQLEEIRSGRLDAGFLFFRPAGDEALTGFTIHREPLALAVPRDSAWAAKPPERLQELCEADFLWFPRKASPAYHDQLIHCFRKAGFTPRVTQEGEDNSSLLSLVAAGLGCTILPATASINAPDSVVFLEVKDLDIKLPLELVWRSDNSSPALQRFVEVVQACVSPDR, from the coding sequence ATGGAACTACGCCACCTGAGATATTTTGTAGCGGTCACGGAGCATGGGAGCATCAGTCAGGCAGCGCGTGGCGTACATATTGCGCAGCCGGCCCTCACGAAGCAGATCCGCGACTTGGAGGAGGAGTTGGGGTTTACGTTATTCGAAAGACGCTCGCGTGGGATTCAACTGACCCCAGCGGGGCAGCAATTCCTGAGCGACGCTACTCGGATTCTGAATGACGTGGCTTCGGCTAAAGAGCGTGCACGGCGCGTAAGCAACGGTCAGATTGGCTCGCTGTCAATTGCGATTACCGTACTCCATGCTCTCCTTCCTATTTTCTCGCAGATCATGCGGGCGTTTCGCGGGAGTCTGCCTGGCGTGTCGATTTCCCTGCGGCAACTGCTGTCCGGCCCGCAACTCGAGGAAATCCGCTCGGGGAGGCTTGATGCCGGTTTTCTATTCTTCCGGCCCGCAGGCGATGAGGCGCTTACCGGTTTCACGATCCACCGGGAGCCACTTGCGCTCGCGGTACCCCGCGATTCCGCCTGGGCTGCGAAGCCTCCTGAGCGGTTACAGGAGCTGTGCGAAGCAGATTTCCTTTGGTTCCCACGAAAGGCGTCCCCCGCGTATCACGATCAGTTGATTCACTGCTTTCGGAAGGCTGGCTTCACCCCTCGCGTTACACAGGAGGGAGAGGACAATAGTTCGCTCCTGAGTCTGGTGGCCGCGGGACTGGGCTGCACGATTCTGCCTGCTACGGCCAGCATAAACGCGCCTGACAGCGTGGTTTTCCTAGAGGTTAAAGACCTTGATATCAAGTTGCCGCTGGAGTTGGTTTGGCGCTCGGACAACAGTTCGCCAGCATTGCAACGTTTCGTTGAGGTCGTACAGGCCTGTGTGTCACCCGACCGATAA